The following proteins are encoded in a genomic region of Lutra lutra chromosome 16, mLutLut1.2, whole genome shotgun sequence:
- the ATPAF2 gene encoding ATP synthase mitochondrial F1 complex assembly factor 2, producing MWRSCLRLRHAGRRLLNRPRAALTVSAGREPNPLTPARAYAPPTERKRFYQNVSITQGEGGFEINLDHRKLKTPQAKLFTVPSEALAIAVATEWDSQQDTIKFYTMHLTTLCNTSLDNPTQRNKDQLIRAAVKFLDTDTLCYRVEEPATLVELQKNEWDPIIEWAEKRYDVEISSSTSIMGPSIPARTREVLVSHLASYNMWALQGIEFVVTQLKSLVLTLALMDLRLTVEQAVLLSRLEEEYQIQKWGNIEWAHDYELQELRARAAAGTLFVHLCSESTTVKHKLLQQ from the exons ATGTGGAGGAGCTGCCTCCGGCTGCGGCACGCCGGGCGCCGACTCCTGAACCGGCCCCGGGCTGCCCTCACCGTGTCCGCGGGGCGGGAGCCAAACCCACTGACCCCTGCTCGGGCCTACGCGCCCCCAACAG AAAGGAAGAGGTTTTATCAGAATGTCAGCATCACACAGGGTGAAG GTGGCTTTGAGATAAACCTGGACCACAGGAAGCTGAAAACTCCCCAAGCCAAGCTCTTTACTGTCCCCAGCGAGGCCCTGGCCATCGCGGTGGCCACTGAATGGGACTCCCAGCAGGACACCATCAAGTTCTACACCATGCACCTG ACCACACTGTGCAACACGTCTTTAGACAACCCTACCCAGCGGAACAAGGACCAGCTGATCCGTGCGGCTGTGAAGTTTCTAGACACCGACACTCTCTG CTACAGGGTGGAAGAGCCAGCGACGTTAGTTGAACTGCAGAAGAACGAGTGGGACCCAATCATAGAATGGGCCGAGAAGAG ATACGATGTGGAGATCAGCTCTTCCACCAGCATAATGGGGCCCAGCATCCCAGCCAGGACTCGGGAAGTGCTCGTCAGCCACCTGGCATCTTACAACATGTGGGCCCTACAAG GGATTGAATTTGTGGTGACCCAGCTCAAGTCCCTGGTGCTGACCTTGGCCCTGATGGACCTGCGCCTGACCGTGGAGCAGGCCGTGCTGCTGTCCCGCCTGGAGGAGGAGTACCAG ATCCAGAAGTGGGGCAACATCGAGTGGGCACACGACTACGAGCTGCAGGAGCTGCGGGCGCGCGCGGCCGCCGGCACCCTCTTCGTCCACCTCTGCTCCGAGAGCACCACGGTGAAGCACAAGCTCTTGCAGCAGTGA